In the Choloepus didactylus isolate mChoDid1 chromosome 5, mChoDid1.pri, whole genome shotgun sequence genome, one interval contains:
- the STEAP4 gene encoding metalloreductase STEAP4 isoform X1: MEKNCTDALPLTMNSSKNQETVCIFGTGDFGRSLGFKMLQCGYTVVFGSRNPQTSSLLPNGAEVLSHAEAAQKSDIIIIAIQREHYDFLTDLTEVLKGKILVDVSNNLKINQYQESNAEYLAQLVPGTHVVKAFNTISAWALQSGALDASRQVFVCGNDSKAKQRVMDIVRSLGLTPLDQGSLMAASEIENYPLQLFPMWRFPLYLSAALCIFFFFYCVVREVIYPYVYEKKDQTFRLAISIPNRVCPIAALVLLALVYLPGVIAAILQLYRGTKYRRFPDWLDHWMLCRKQLGLVALGFAFLHVLYTLVIPIRYYVRWRIRNITINQVKSNKDDPFSTTTAWLSDSYVALGILGFSLFVLLGITSLPSVSNMVNWREFRFVQSKLGYLTLILCTAHTLVYGGKRFLSPSILRWYLPSAYVLALIVPCTVLVLKFVLILPCIDKTLTHIRQGWERNSKISKSTLNGKMDI; encoded by the exons atgGAGAAAAATTGTACAGACGCACTTCCTCTTACTATGAATTCTTCAAAAAACCAAGAGACTGTGTGCATCTTTGGAACTGGGGATTTTGGAAGATCACTAGGATTTAAAATGCTCCAATGTGGTTATACTGTTGTTTTTGGAAGTCGAAACCCCCAGACGTCCAGTCTGCTACCCAACGGTGCAGAGGTCTTGAGCCATGCAGAAGCAGCCCAGAAGTCTGACATCATCATCATCGCCATCCAAAGGGAGCATTACGATTTCCTCACAGATTTAACTGAGGTTCTCAAAGGCAAAATATTGGTCGACGTCAGCAACAACCTCAAAATCAATCAATACCAAGAATCTAATGCAGAGTACCTTGCTCAGTTGGTGCCAGGAACCCACGTGGTGAAAGCATTTAACACCATCTCAGCCTGGGCTCTCCAGTCAGGAGCTCTGGATGCAAGTCGACAG GTATTTGTCTGCGGAAATGATAGCAAAGCTAAGCAGAGAGTGATGGACATTGTTCGTTCTCTTGGACTTACTCCATTGGATCAAGGATCCCTCATGGCAGCCAGTGAAATTGAAAACTACCCACTGCAACTCTTTCCAATGTGGAGATTCCCTCTCTATTTGTCTGCTGCATTGTGcatcttcttctttttctactgTGTTGTAAGAGAAGTCATCTACCCCtatgtttatgaaaaaaaagatCAAACATTTCGCCTGGCTATTTCTATTCCAAATCGTGTCTGTCCAATAGCAGCACTTGTACTGCTTGCCTTGGTTTACCTCCCTGGAGTTATTGCTGCCATTCTCCAGCTTTATCGAGGTACTAAATACCGCCGATTCCCAGACTGGCTTGACCACTGGATGCTTTGCAGAAAGCAGCTTGGCTTGGTAGCACTGGGCTTTGCCTTCCTTCACGTCCTCTACACACTTGTGATTCCTATCCGCTATTATGTACGATGGAGGATAAGAAACATAACCATTAACCAG GTGAAAAGTAATAAAGACGATCCATTTAGTACTACCACAGCCTGGCTTAGTGATTCATATGTGGCTCTTGGAATCCTTGGATTTTCTCTGTTTGTACTCTTAGGCATCACTTCTTTGCCATCAGTTAGCAACATGGTCAACTGGAGAGAGTTTCGATTTGTCCAG TCCAAACTGGGTTATTTGACCTTGATCCTGTGCACAGCCCACACCCTGGTGTATGGAGGGAAGAGATTCCTCAGCCCTTCAATTCTCAGATGGTACCTTCCTTCAGCCTACGTGTTGGCGCTCATTGTCCCTTGCACTGTGCTGGTGCTCAAGTTTGTCCTCATCCTGCCATGCATAGACAAGACTCTCACCCACATCCGCCAGGGCTGGGAAAGGAACTCGAAAATTTCAaaatccaccctgaatggaaaaATGGATATTTAA
- the STEAP4 gene encoding metalloreductase STEAP4 isoform X2, producing MEKNCTDALPLTMNSSKNQETVCIFGTGDFGRSLGFKMLQCGYTVVFGSRNPQTSSLLPNGAEVLSHAEAAQKSDIIIIAIQREHYDFLTDLTEVLKGKILVDVSNNLKINQYQESNAEYLAQLVPGTHVVKAFNTISAWALQSGALDASRQVFVCGNDSKAKQRVMDIVRSLGLTPLDQGSLMAASEIENYPLQLFPMWRFPLYLSAALCIFFFFYCVVREVIYPYVYEKKDQTFRLAISIPNRVCPIAALVLLALVYLPGVIAAILQLYRGTKYRRFPDWLDHWMLCRKQLGLVALGFAFLHVLYTLVIPIRYYVRWRIRNITINQVKSNKDDPFSTTTAWLSDSYVALGILGFSLFVLLGITSLPSVSNMVNWREFRFVQMGKNPNI from the exons atgGAGAAAAATTGTACAGACGCACTTCCTCTTACTATGAATTCTTCAAAAAACCAAGAGACTGTGTGCATCTTTGGAACTGGGGATTTTGGAAGATCACTAGGATTTAAAATGCTCCAATGTGGTTATACTGTTGTTTTTGGAAGTCGAAACCCCCAGACGTCCAGTCTGCTACCCAACGGTGCAGAGGTCTTGAGCCATGCAGAAGCAGCCCAGAAGTCTGACATCATCATCATCGCCATCCAAAGGGAGCATTACGATTTCCTCACAGATTTAACTGAGGTTCTCAAAGGCAAAATATTGGTCGACGTCAGCAACAACCTCAAAATCAATCAATACCAAGAATCTAATGCAGAGTACCTTGCTCAGTTGGTGCCAGGAACCCACGTGGTGAAAGCATTTAACACCATCTCAGCCTGGGCTCTCCAGTCAGGAGCTCTGGATGCAAGTCGACAG GTATTTGTCTGCGGAAATGATAGCAAAGCTAAGCAGAGAGTGATGGACATTGTTCGTTCTCTTGGACTTACTCCATTGGATCAAGGATCCCTCATGGCAGCCAGTGAAATTGAAAACTACCCACTGCAACTCTTTCCAATGTGGAGATTCCCTCTCTATTTGTCTGCTGCATTGTGcatcttcttctttttctactgTGTTGTAAGAGAAGTCATCTACCCCtatgtttatgaaaaaaaagatCAAACATTTCGCCTGGCTATTTCTATTCCAAATCGTGTCTGTCCAATAGCAGCACTTGTACTGCTTGCCTTGGTTTACCTCCCTGGAGTTATTGCTGCCATTCTCCAGCTTTATCGAGGTACTAAATACCGCCGATTCCCAGACTGGCTTGACCACTGGATGCTTTGCAGAAAGCAGCTTGGCTTGGTAGCACTGGGCTTTGCCTTCCTTCACGTCCTCTACACACTTGTGATTCCTATCCGCTATTATGTACGATGGAGGATAAGAAACATAACCATTAACCAG GTGAAAAGTAATAAAGACGATCCATTTAGTACTACCACAGCCTGGCTTAGTGATTCATATGTGGCTCTTGGAATCCTTGGATTTTCTCTGTTTGTACTCTTAGGCATCACTTCTTTGCCATCAGTTAGCAACATGGTCAACTGGAGAGAGTTTCGATTTGTCCAG ATGGGTAAAAATCCAAACATTTGA